A section of the Spirosoma pollinicola genome encodes:
- a CDS encoding FG-GAP repeat domain-containing protein encodes MAVIKSGLLLFISLGVVSFADIETNNTIGKPDRKKAETSDSTAAGKQLAVRYCSSCHLFPEPELLDRKTWVTGVLPNMGMRLGIKQPGQDTLRARSPEEEKAVSQLNIYPNTPALSKADWEKIVSYYERTAPEEPLPQKSYSPVTNHLSLFKVKELALSDNPVPQTTMLKYDRNTAQLYVGDARNTVYVLDGKLQQDGTSRKDSWLVDTPPTDMDFPKNAAPRVLTVGVFSPSDQQLGRLMTLERSAKAGSVPVDIRELPRPVQFASGDLNADGKEDVVICGFGNNAGKLFWYDGFEPAKEHVLKAFPGARKVEIADFNGDKKLDIMVLMAQAREEISIFYNQGNGKFNEKTVLRFSPLFGSSYFELADFNKDGFPDILLANGDNWDYSAINKNYHGVRIYLNDRKNNFKEAWFYPMYGASKAVARDFDNDGDLDIAATSFYSSLAQPEQGFIYLVNEGKLTFKPFSTPEAAYGKWLTMEAADFDQDGDIDIVLGSYFHTVGEMTQLLFKGITSFPQLLVLENQGK; translated from the coding sequence ATGGCTGTCATTAAATCCGGCTTACTGCTCTTTATTTCCCTCGGTGTGGTTTCGTTTGCCGACATCGAAACAAATAACACCATCGGTAAGCCTGATAGAAAGAAGGCTGAAACGTCTGATTCAACCGCTGCCGGCAAGCAACTGGCCGTACGTTACTGTAGTAGCTGCCACCTGTTTCCTGAGCCCGAGCTACTGGACAGAAAAACATGGGTAACGGGTGTGTTACCCAACATGGGGATGCGGCTGGGGATCAAACAACCCGGACAGGATACGCTGAGAGCACGCTCGCCCGAGGAAGAAAAAGCCGTCAGCCAGCTGAACATTTATCCCAACACGCCTGCATTATCCAAAGCCGACTGGGAGAAAATCGTAAGCTATTACGAACGTACCGCGCCCGAAGAGCCACTTCCGCAAAAATCCTATTCACCCGTCACTAACCATCTCTCTTTATTTAAGGTAAAGGAGCTTGCGCTCAGCGACAATCCGGTGCCGCAGACAACAATGCTGAAGTACGACAGGAATACGGCTCAGCTCTACGTGGGAGATGCTCGGAATACCGTCTATGTGCTCGATGGGAAGTTGCAGCAAGACGGCACTTCACGAAAAGACAGCTGGCTGGTTGACACGCCACCAACCGATATGGATTTTCCAAAAAATGCCGCTCCGAGGGTGCTTACGGTTGGCGTTTTTAGTCCGTCAGATCAGCAACTGGGTAGACTCATGACATTGGAGCGATCTGCCAAAGCTGGTTCTGTACCGGTCGATATCCGGGAGCTACCCCGTCCTGTACAGTTTGCATCCGGCGACCTGAATGCCGATGGGAAAGAAGATGTGGTTATCTGCGGGTTTGGCAACAATGCCGGAAAGCTATTCTGGTACGACGGTTTTGAGCCAGCCAAAGAGCATGTTTTAAAAGCGTTTCCGGGTGCCCGCAAAGTGGAAATTGCCGATTTCAACGGGGATAAAAAGCTCGATATTATGGTCCTGATGGCCCAGGCACGGGAAGAAATTTCTATTTTTTATAACCAGGGAAACGGCAAATTCAACGAAAAAACGGTGTTGCGTTTCTCGCCACTGTTTGGGTCAAGCTACTTCGAACTAGCCGACTTTAATAAAGATGGGTTTCCGGATATTCTGTTAGCCAATGGCGATAACTGGGATTATTCGGCCATCAATAAAAACTACCATGGGGTACGTATCTACCTGAATGACAGGAAAAATAACTTCAAGGAAGCCTGGTTTTACCCAATGTATGGGGCGAGTAAAGCCGTTGCACGAGACTTCGACAATGATGGCGACCTCGACATTGCGGCTACGTCTTTTTACTCCAGTCTTGCCCAGCCAGAGCAGGGGTTTATTTATTTAGTCAACGAAGGCAAACTGACCTTTAAACCGTTCAGCACGCCAGAAGCCGCCTATGGCAAATGGTTGACTATGGAAGCAGCGGACTTCGATCAGGATGGTGATATCGATATTGTTTTGGGCTCCTATTTTCACACCGTTGGCGAAATGACCCAGTTGCTCTTTAAGGGCATTACATCGTTTCCGCAACTGCTGGTGCTGGAGAATCAGGGTAAATAG
- a CDS encoding AMP-binding protein, which produces MNTKSTINPYPWRRFYPKGVPNEINPDAYTSLAALLEEGCRRFTDRPAYACMGKQITFGELNKLSEQFASFLQNELKLQKDDRIAIQMPNCLQYPVAMFGALRAGLAVVNTNPLYTPREMQHQFKDSGAKAVIILSNFASNLEKILDRTDIQHVVVTQLGDLLGFPKKQLVNAVVKYVKKLVPAYNLPDAISFNDALSRGSSQPFKPVTINNTDMAFVQYTGGTTGVSKGAVLTHRNIIANVEGQDVWMKPGNIPNGEGTIVAALPLYHVYALTTNALAALKSGAMNLLITNPRDLNAFIDDLKKYKITAFTGVNTLYNGLLNHPRIGEVDFSHLRVTSAGGMALQTAVAERWAKLTGNTPCEGYGLTETSPVLCSNPIDGGVRVGSIGIPWPSTDMKIIREDGSDAPLGEAGEIVARGPQVFSGYYKRPEETAQSMMGDWFKTGDVGVMNEDGFFKIVDRKKDMILVSGFNVYPNEIEDVVAQCPGVMEVACIGIPDEKSTEVVKIFVVKKDPALTEDTIKAFCRENLTPYKVPRIIEFRTELPKSNVGKILRKPLRDEELAKLKK; this is translated from the coding sequence ATGAACACAAAATCAACAATAAATCCATATCCCTGGCGTCGCTTCTACCCCAAAGGAGTACCCAATGAGATAAATCCAGATGCCTATACATCGCTGGCCGCTTTGCTGGAAGAAGGGTGTCGGCGGTTTACGGATCGGCCCGCCTATGCCTGCATGGGAAAACAGATCACCTTTGGGGAGTTGAATAAACTGTCGGAACAGTTTGCCTCTTTCCTGCAAAATGAGCTGAAACTTCAGAAGGATGACCGCATCGCCATTCAGATGCCCAATTGCCTGCAATATCCCGTGGCAATGTTTGGGGCACTCCGGGCCGGATTAGCAGTGGTCAATACGAACCCGCTGTATACACCCCGTGAAATGCAGCATCAGTTTAAAGACTCCGGGGCAAAAGCCGTTATCATTCTCAGCAATTTCGCCAGCAATCTGGAAAAGATTCTGGATCGGACAGACATACAGCATGTTGTCGTTACGCAGCTTGGCGACCTGCTCGGTTTTCCTAAGAAGCAGCTTGTCAATGCTGTTGTCAAATATGTCAAGAAGTTAGTTCCTGCCTACAATCTGCCCGATGCTATCTCGTTCAACGATGCGTTGAGCCGGGGGAGCAGCCAGCCATTTAAGCCCGTAACGATCAATAATACGGATATGGCTTTTGTGCAATATACGGGAGGCACAACAGGCGTTTCGAAGGGGGCAGTGCTTACCCACCGAAACATTATAGCCAACGTAGAAGGGCAGGATGTCTGGATGAAACCCGGCAATATACCCAATGGTGAAGGCACAATCGTGGCCGCTTTACCGCTTTATCACGTATACGCCTTAACGACCAACGCATTGGCCGCCCTGAAAAGTGGTGCCATGAACTTGCTGATCACGAACCCCCGCGACCTGAACGCCTTTATCGACGACCTGAAAAAGTATAAAATCACGGCCTTCACGGGGGTAAATACCCTTTATAACGGCCTGCTGAATCACCCCCGCATTGGCGAGGTGGACTTTAGCCACCTCAGAGTTACCTCGGCGGGGGGAATGGCACTGCAAACAGCAGTGGCGGAACGCTGGGCCAAACTCACCGGCAACACCCCCTGCGAGGGCTACGGTCTCACCGAAACATCACCGGTGCTTTGCTCTAACCCGATTGATGGCGGTGTACGGGTTGGCTCAATTGGTATCCCATGGCCCAGTACCGATATGAAAATCATTCGTGAAGATGGCAGCGATGCCCCCCTTGGCGAAGCGGGCGAAATTGTAGCCCGTGGCCCACAGGTATTCAGTGGTTATTATAAACGGCCTGAAGAAACGGCTCAGTCAATGATGGGCGACTGGTTCAAAACCGGCGATGTTGGTGTCATGAACGAAGACGGTTTCTTCAAAATCGTTGACCGTAAAAAAGACATGATCCTGGTGTCTGGTTTTAACGTCTACCCCAATGAGATTGAGGATGTAGTGGCGCAGTGCCCGGGCGTTATGGAAGTCGCCTGTATTGGCATTCCCGATGAGAAGTCAACGGAGGTCGTAAAAATCTTTGTCGTAAAAAAAGATCCTGCGCTCACCGAGGATACCATCAAGGCATTTTGCCGCGAGAATCTGACGCCCTATAAAGTGCCGCGTATTATTGAATTTCGTACCGAGTTACCGAAGTCTAATGTTGGCAAAATTCTTCGTAAACCATTACGGGATGAAGAACTGGCAAAACTGAAAAAGTAA
- a CDS encoding acyltransferase family protein encodes MGELNSAAIGTKPHFAILDGLRGVAALAIVLFHFMEWVYTDPSGNFIAHGFLAVDFFFCLSGFVIGYAYDDRIRQLGLASFFRLRLIRLHPLVILGSVIGLLGFLFDPFAAQPELSARANLLLTFVCSICLIPLPIMKERAFNLFSLNAPAWSLFWEYMANIIYAFVLYRISRRYLSLLVVLAAAVLCWISYRTGNLLGGWAGSNFWDGGARIAYSFLAGLFIYRANWIVTSRLGFIGMTGLLILAFLMPFTSWNWLTEPIIVLVYFPVLIVAGAGATLSSELKKLCVFLG; translated from the coding sequence ATGGGAGAACTAAATTCGGCTGCTATAGGCACAAAGCCCCACTTTGCCATTCTTGATGGATTACGTGGGGTGGCAGCTCTGGCCATCGTGCTCTTTCATTTCATGGAGTGGGTGTATACTGATCCCAGTGGGAATTTCATCGCCCACGGCTTTTTGGCCGTCGATTTTTTCTTTTGCTTATCGGGCTTTGTTATCGGCTATGCGTATGACGACCGAATCCGTCAATTGGGACTTGCATCGTTTTTTAGACTACGATTGATCCGATTGCATCCTTTAGTAATCTTAGGATCGGTAATAGGTTTGTTGGGGTTTCTATTTGATCCCTTTGCGGCCCAGCCCGAATTATCGGCAAGGGCAAATCTGTTGCTGACCTTTGTTTGCTCAATATGCCTCATCCCGCTACCCATCATGAAAGAGCGGGCCTTCAACCTTTTCAGCTTGAATGCGCCAGCGTGGTCATTATTCTGGGAATACATGGCCAACATCATCTATGCCTTTGTCTTATACAGGATCAGCCGTCGGTATCTATCCTTGCTGGTCGTGCTAGCGGCAGCTGTACTCTGTTGGATTAGCTATCGGACAGGTAATTTGTTGGGCGGTTGGGCCGGGTCTAACTTCTGGGATGGTGGTGCCCGGATAGCCTACTCATTTCTGGCCGGTTTATTCATTTATCGGGCCAACTGGATAGTAACCAGTCGCCTTGGCTTCATAGGTATGACCGGGTTGCTCATACTGGCTTTCCTCATGCCTTTTACCTCGTGGAATTGGTTAACCGAGCCAATTATTGTGCTAGTTTATTTTCCAGTCCTGATTGTGGCTGGAGCAGGGGCTACCCTATCGTCTGAACTCAAAAAATTGTGCGTGTTTCTGGGCTGA
- a CDS encoding SusC/RagA family TonB-linked outer membrane protein, with translation MAKDLLRLIIMMLIVSTPALAQTISGRVTASTDGQSLPGVSILVKGTSSGTITDTEGKYTIAAAKNRVLVFSFIGYKTKEVAVENRASLDVVLDEDASMINEVVVTAFGMTQEKRALGYATAIVNNESLIKTASPNFATALYGKAPGVTINATPGGATSGVSISIRGLASITGNTQPLIVMDGIPIRNGEARNTDYWGDQRIRGNGLLDLNPADIENISILKGASAAALYGSEAVNGVVLVTTKTGKGKKGLGVDFSASYSVDKIAYLPRYQNVRGPGYFKNYADGGQDANGFISYDTNGDGVGDTRGLLNATVNFGPKFDGQPVMAFDGVVRPYVASGNSYANLFQNAHTSNINLAISKVTDNSTMRFSYTRQDNGMISYGAKNEKNIMNLNASFSVNKKLRTDLMVNYVNQYTHNRPFKVDRMINNFTGMMNRFESADWYFNKYQTSQGYKFVTGTNQSLTPNENIIRNGFKPDIGDYVWSTRANTYDEYSNRVIASVTQHYDILDNLKLRGRIATDLTAERIEDKQRSSIPLAFGYSGSFAMNNNLYSNVYGDLFLTYTKKINEDITVLASGGYTANKMLNTYVSRSTNGGLSTENFFDVSASVNTAGGSNTRDRSLRDAFVGTLNFDYKNFFFIEGTIRRDRTSLLAPGNNAFTYPSVNSSLVFSDLFRLPAVINFAKLRASWGIVGNYPPIYSANNAYNQGSLSVQQSGGSSVLYTNISSDYGNDKIRPEQKHEFEFGLEAKLFKGRVGVDLSYYNAQIVDQILPLTIAATSGAKTILANIGTLRNQGLELALNVSPIRNTELNGLNWDLTLNLAKNSNKVEKLTNNSTELLHADYDGNAAQLRSVVGQPMGDIYVHGILKNADGRNVVGPNGIYQLDANNWIKAGNAMPKLTGGLLNSLSYKGFTLDVVVDFRYGGSIMPTGINWLTSRGLTEESLTAMDAEHGGLSYYNDANGKGIPTTASAGPGGEVVYHDGMLMDGVLPTGEANTNIISQAVYYNNTYNWGGPQYSSSRYELYVKENTYIKMREISLGYRIPANISRKIGSQNLTLSVFGRNLFFIYRTLKDLDAEQTNSSTRWAENINNAGNNPSFRTMGVMLRASF, from the coding sequence ATGGCAAAAGATTTACTAAGGCTTATTATCATGATGTTGATAGTAAGTACACCCGCATTGGCCCAGACAATCTCGGGTCGGGTTACGGCAAGTACTGATGGCCAGTCGTTACCTGGCGTATCAATTCTGGTGAAGGGAACCAGCTCGGGTACCATCACAGACACGGAGGGCAAATACACGATTGCCGCGGCCAAAAACAGAGTATTAGTCTTCTCATTCATTGGCTACAAGACCAAAGAGGTTGCTGTTGAAAACAGAGCTTCTTTAGACGTTGTGCTGGACGAAGACGCTTCCATGATCAACGAAGTTGTTGTTACAGCTTTTGGTATGACTCAGGAAAAACGGGCGTTGGGCTATGCCACCGCAATCGTTAACAACGAGTCGCTGATTAAAACGGCGTCGCCAAACTTTGCCACTGCCCTGTACGGAAAAGCGCCGGGTGTTACGATCAATGCTACGCCGGGTGGTGCAACAAGTGGTGTAAGCATCAGCATCCGGGGGTTGGCTTCCATCACCGGTAATACCCAGCCATTGATCGTCATGGATGGTATCCCCATTCGTAACGGCGAAGCCCGCAACACCGACTATTGGGGTGATCAGCGCATCCGGGGTAACGGTCTTCTGGACTTGAATCCTGCCGATATTGAAAATATCTCTATCCTGAAAGGTGCTTCGGCAGCTGCGCTTTACGGTTCGGAAGCGGTGAATGGTGTTGTGCTGGTTACCACCAAAACCGGTAAAGGGAAAAAAGGATTAGGCGTAGATTTCAGCGCAAGCTATAGTGTTGATAAAATTGCTTACCTGCCGCGGTATCAAAACGTTAGAGGTCCCGGCTATTTTAAGAACTATGCCGACGGCGGTCAGGATGCCAATGGCTTTATTTCCTATGATACGAATGGCGATGGCGTGGGCGACACCAGAGGTCTGCTCAATGCTACGGTTAACTTCGGCCCAAAATTCGATGGACAGCCCGTTATGGCATTTGATGGCGTCGTTCGGCCTTATGTAGCCTCCGGTAACAGTTATGCGAACCTGTTCCAGAATGCCCATACATCGAACATCAACCTGGCAATCTCTAAAGTAACGGATAATTCGACCATGCGTTTTTCATATACCCGGCAGGACAACGGAATGATCAGCTACGGCGCGAAAAACGAAAAGAATATCATGAACCTGAACGCTAGCTTTAGCGTCAACAAAAAGCTGCGTACGGATCTGATGGTCAACTATGTGAACCAGTATACGCACAATCGTCCATTCAAAGTAGATCGCATGATCAACAACTTTACGGGGATGATGAACCGGTTCGAATCGGCCGATTGGTACTTCAACAAATACCAGACCAGCCAGGGCTATAAGTTCGTAACCGGTACCAACCAAAGTCTGACGCCTAACGAGAACATTATCCGCAATGGCTTCAAACCAGATATTGGTGACTATGTATGGAGTACACGGGCCAATACCTACGACGAATATAGCAACCGTGTAATTGCCAGTGTCACCCAGCATTATGATATTCTGGACAACCTGAAGTTAAGAGGTCGGATCGCAACCGATCTTACCGCCGAACGGATTGAAGATAAGCAGCGCAGCTCTATTCCGCTCGCCTTTGGTTACTCCGGCTCTTTTGCCATGAATAATAACCTGTACAGCAATGTTTATGGCGACTTGTTCCTGACCTATACCAAAAAAATAAATGAAGATATAACGGTTTTGGCATCGGGCGGCTATACGGCCAACAAAATGCTGAACACCTATGTTAGCCGGTCGACCAATGGCGGGTTGAGCACCGAAAATTTCTTTGATGTTTCGGCCTCTGTAAACACCGCCGGTGGCTCAAACACCCGCGACCGTTCCCTCCGCGATGCTTTTGTAGGAACGTTGAATTTCGATTACAAAAATTTCTTCTTCATCGAAGGAACAATCCGTAGAGACCGTACCTCTTTGCTGGCGCCGGGTAACAACGCATTCACTTATCCGTCGGTCAACTCAAGCCTAGTTTTCAGCGATCTGTTTAGACTCCCAGCCGTTATTAATTTCGCTAAACTGAGAGCATCCTGGGGAATTGTGGGTAACTACCCACCAATCTACAGTGCAAACAATGCGTATAATCAGGGAAGCCTGAGTGTACAGCAAAGCGGTGGTAGTTCGGTTCTGTACACAAACATCAGCAGCGACTACGGCAACGACAAAATCCGGCCTGAGCAGAAGCACGAATTTGAATTTGGTCTCGAAGCCAAGTTGTTCAAAGGTCGGGTGGGTGTAGATCTGTCGTATTATAACGCACAAATCGTTGACCAGATCCTGCCTCTAACTATTGCCGCCACATCGGGTGCTAAAACGATTCTGGCCAACATCGGCACATTGAGAAACCAGGGCCTGGAACTTGCCCTGAACGTATCCCCAATCCGGAATACAGAACTGAACGGTTTGAACTGGGACTTGACCCTGAACCTGGCCAAAAACAGCAACAAAGTTGAAAAACTGACCAATAACTCGACTGAGTTGCTGCACGCTGATTATGATGGTAATGCGGCTCAGTTACGGTCGGTAGTGGGTCAGCCAATGGGCGATATCTACGTTCATGGTATCCTGAAAAACGCCGATGGCCGGAATGTAGTTGGCCCGAATGGTATCTACCAACTCGATGCCAACAACTGGATCAAGGCGGGTAATGCTATGCCGAAATTGACGGGTGGTTTGTTGAACAGCCTGAGCTATAAAGGCTTTACTCTGGATGTGGTCGTTGATTTCCGGTACGGTGGTTCCATTATGCCAACGGGCATTAACTGGTTGACATCGCGCGGTCTGACCGAAGAAAGCCTGACGGCAATGGATGCCGAACATGGTGGTCTTAGCTACTACAATGACGCGAATGGTAAAGGTATTCCAACAACGGCTTCTGCCGGACCTGGCGGAGAAGTGGTCTACCACGATGGTATGTTGATGGACGGTGTACTGCCAACGGGCGAAGCCAACACCAACATTATTTCTCAGGCTGTTTATTACAACAATACCTATAACTGGGGCGGTCCACAGTACAGCAGCTCGCGTTACGAATTGTACGTGAAAGAAAATACCTATATCAAAATGAGAGAAATCTCTTTAGGCTATCGGATTCCGGCAAACATCTCTCGTAAGATCGGCTCGCAGAACCTGACTTTGTCGGTATTTGGTCGTAACCTGTTCTTCATCTACAGAACCCTCAAGGATCTGGATGCTGAGCAAACCAACTCCAGTACCCGCTGGGCAGAAAATATCAATAATGCTGGTAATAACCCATCGTTCCGCACAATGGGGGTCATGTTACGCGCCAGCTTCTAA
- a CDS encoding LytR/AlgR family response regulator transcription factor, which translates to MRGTIVTQPLSKGHVEKLARQLAMSDLTLPFWGCRKKMPMHRIVRLEGEGNYTLFHFADGSQLIVSLTLKKMESRLSSKVFVRPHKKNIINLLYLDGIHPDQQQLSVSLINGDRIEVSRRKASRFIKQVKGFQEDLLTLDTLEPMA; encoded by the coding sequence ATGAGAGGAACTATTGTTACTCAGCCTCTGTCCAAGGGGCATGTTGAAAAACTGGCCCGTCAGTTGGCTATGTCAGACCTCACACTTCCATTTTGGGGTTGCCGAAAAAAAATGCCCATGCACCGTATCGTACGTTTGGAAGGTGAAGGAAATTATACACTGTTTCACTTTGCCGATGGTAGCCAGTTAATTGTATCACTGACACTGAAAAAAATGGAGAGTCGGCTATCTTCCAAAGTGTTTGTTCGCCCTCACAAAAAAAACATCATTAACCTTCTGTATTTAGATGGTATTCACCCCGACCAGCAGCAATTGAGCGTGAGTCTCATTAATGGCGACCGTATAGAGGTTTCGCGTCGGAAAGCGAGTCGGTTTATAAAACAGGTGAAGGGATTTCAGGAAGATCTTTTAACGCTGGACACGCTGGAGCCAATGGCATAA
- the cysM gene encoding cysteine synthase CysM, which yields MATLLDLVGNTPLVELNRLNPNPNVTLYGKLEGNNPGGSVKDRAAVSMIQGALSRGELKPGMTLVEATSGNTGIALAMIARLYDIPIELVMPENSTRERVLTMEAFGAKVTLTETIESARDYADEQVQKGGFLMLNQFANPDNYLAHYRTTGPEIWRDTNEKITHFVSSMGTTGTIMGTSRYLKEQNPAIQIVGCQPTDGSSIPGIRKWPVEYLPKIFDPSRVDRVMEVSAEEATLMTRKLARVEGVFAGMSSGGSVHTAIKLAQELESGVIVCIICDRGDRYLSSELFG from the coding sequence ATGGCAACCCTGCTCGATTTAGTCGGCAATACCCCATTGGTTGAGTTGAACCGTCTAAATCCAAATCCCAACGTTACCCTCTACGGTAAACTCGAAGGCAATAATCCTGGCGGAAGTGTAAAAGACCGTGCCGCCGTCAGCATGATTCAGGGTGCTCTGTCTCGTGGTGAACTTAAGCCGGGCATGACCCTCGTTGAAGCCACAAGTGGCAACACGGGTATTGCTCTGGCTATGATTGCACGGCTTTACGATATTCCCATTGAGTTGGTCATGCCCGAAAACTCCACCCGCGAGCGGGTCCTGACTATGGAAGCGTTCGGCGCTAAAGTAACGCTGACCGAAACCATCGAAAGCGCCCGCGACTACGCCGATGAACAGGTACAGAAAGGCGGCTTTTTGATGCTTAATCAGTTTGCCAATCCTGATAATTACCTCGCGCATTACCGGACTACCGGCCCCGAAATCTGGCGGGATACCAACGAAAAAATTACCCACTTTGTCTCGTCAATGGGAACCACGGGCACAATTATGGGCACGTCGCGCTATCTGAAAGAACAAAATCCGGCTATACAGATCGTTGGCTGTCAGCCTACCGATGGCTCCTCGATTCCGGGTATTCGAAAATGGCCTGTTGAATACCTGCCCAAGATTTTTGACCCTAGTCGCGTAGATCGCGTCATGGAAGTATCGGCGGAGGAAGCAACCCTTATGACGCGTAAACTGGCCAGAGTTGAAGGTGTCTTTGCGGGTATGAGCAGTGGCGGGTCTGTTCATACCGCCATCAAGCTGGCGCAGGAGCTGGAATCCGGTGTTATCGTTTGTATTATTTGCGACCGGGGCGACCGCTATCTTTCATCCGAATTGTTCGGTTAG
- a CDS encoding SusD/RagB family nutrient-binding outer membrane lipoprotein, whose protein sequence is MKMKKISFLFVAGLMLGSLSCKESEFTEAYPNPAKIAETTIEKQFTGVLYANKDYVLPGYRNYFVTLRTSINHYTQATGWVNSSGQYIPGSSGVEDVWYNYYNMLAQYRELQKIYATKPAEQQADRKIFMLAAAVYVYDYTAKMVDLLGPIPFSTAGLLSSNGGDYLSSSAKFDSAESIYTFLLDDLKRISTELNGITLNAGYQKSFQTQDFLNKGDVTAWKRYTNSLRLRLLNRVSDVDSFKSRSNTEMAEILGNTTTYPIVETNAQNIQINVYDINTDLNSKGFQDGLESAGWYGNTAGKAMIDNMNTNKDPRLSILFEPGANAAGKYIGIDPTATEATQTALFNAGQVAIYNRFTLSRNQFFPGVLINAAQMNLIKAEYYLRTSNDASAKTAYETAIAQSVQFYNGILAITNATGVTGSDKPTAATDASIAAYIAGTGVNWSSATTSADKLKLIATQKWLHYNLVQPYENWADLRRLDYPTLSFQVDNANNQTLPPAKWTIPGNEITYNAANYAAVKSTDNLKTKIFWDVK, encoded by the coding sequence ATGAAAATGAAAAAAATATCGTTCCTGTTTGTTGCAGGGCTTATGCTGGGGAGCCTGTCCTGTAAGGAGTCTGAATTTACGGAAGCCTACCCAAACCCCGCCAAGATTGCTGAAACAACCATTGAAAAGCAATTTACCGGTGTTCTCTATGCCAACAAAGATTATGTGCTGCCGGGTTACCGAAATTACTTCGTTACCCTGCGAACATCCATAAATCACTACACGCAGGCAACTGGCTGGGTTAACTCGTCGGGTCAGTACATTCCGGGATCGTCGGGGGTAGAAGATGTATGGTACAACTACTACAATATGTTGGCGCAGTATCGCGAACTGCAAAAAATTTATGCGACAAAGCCCGCCGAGCAACAGGCTGATCGGAAAATTTTCATGTTGGCGGCAGCGGTTTATGTGTATGACTACACGGCGAAGATGGTGGACTTACTGGGGCCTATTCCGTTTAGTACAGCTGGTCTGTTAAGTTCCAACGGGGGTGACTACCTGTCGTCCAGTGCAAAATTCGATTCAGCGGAAAGTATCTATACATTTTTGCTGGATGATCTGAAACGGATTTCGACCGAGTTGAATGGGATTACCTTAAACGCCGGTTACCAGAAGTCATTTCAGACGCAGGATTTCCTGAACAAAGGTGACGTAACTGCCTGGAAACGGTATACGAACTCGCTTCGGCTTCGGTTGTTGAACCGGGTTTCGGATGTGGACAGCTTCAAGTCGCGTTCGAATACCGAAATGGCTGAAATTCTGGGCAATACGACGACCTACCCAATTGTTGAGACCAACGCTCAAAATATCCAGATCAATGTCTATGACATCAACACCGATCTCAACTCGAAAGGGTTCCAGGATGGGCTAGAATCGGCTGGCTGGTATGGCAACACAGCGGGTAAAGCGATGATCGACAACATGAATACCAACAAAGATCCGCGTCTGTCAATACTTTTTGAACCAGGGGCAAATGCCGCCGGGAAATATATCGGTATTGATCCTACGGCTACGGAAGCAACACAGACCGCACTCTTTAACGCTGGTCAGGTGGCTATTTACAACCGTTTTACGTTAAGCCGTAATCAGTTCTTCCCCGGTGTTCTGATCAATGCCGCGCAAATGAATCTGATCAAAGCGGAGTATTACCTGAGAACCAGCAACGATGCTTCGGCAAAAACGGCTTACGAAACGGCAATCGCGCAGTCGGTTCAATTCTATAACGGAATTTTAGCGATCACCAACGCGACGGGTGTTACGGGTTCTGACAAGCCGACGGCGGCAACCGATGCGTCTATTGCGGCTTACATTGCCGGTACTGGCGTAAACTGGAGCAGCGCAACCACCAGCGCCGATAAGCTGAAACTGATCGCTACCCAGAAATGGCTTCACTACAACCTTGTTCAGCCTTATGAAAACTGGGCAGATCTCCGCCGTCTGGACTATCCAACGTTAAGTTTCCAGGTTGATAATGCGAACAACCAAACATTACCTCCTGCAAAATGGACGATTCCCGGCAATGAAATCACGTATAATGCGGCCAATTACGCGGCAGTGAAATCAACGGATAATCTGAAAACCAAGATTTTCTGGGACGTGAAGTAA